One window of Medicago truncatula cultivar Jemalong A17 chromosome 2, MtrunA17r5.0-ANR, whole genome shotgun sequence genomic DNA carries:
- the LOC25481296 gene encoding F-box/kelch-repeat protein At3g23880 translates to MVPVTILPSILPHDLVAEILSFLDVKSLTKLKCVSKSWNSLISDPIFVQMHLKKSSQNPHITLCSSNDGFFTLHPFPIRSLLENRFMDHPDHYQFVDRGCNGFVGSCNGLICMLSDRIDGKYQSSCLRFWNPATRSVSKRLGYSYVELRVRHLYLKFSFGYDNTTGKYKVVAYSPGIAKVFSLGDHVWKSIESFPSTPFRCTRSARTGLDQNGGVYFSNSLNWFTLCNNIVYLYSDWKDLNDTIEQFGIISLDLGTEECTQLLVPLDFDEIPPIMPIVCVLADCLCFCHYSKENDFVIWQMKKFRVEESWTMFLKFSYQNICIGSSYFEDRHLFPLYLSENCNTLILVSDRGHVVCYNKKDNRVERSDLTRGIYRLVAKDYIESLVSAC, encoded by the coding sequence ATGGTTCCGGTGACTATCCTTCCATCTATTCTCCCCCACGACCTCGTCGCCGAAATCCTATCCTTCCTTGACGTGAAATCTCTTACGAAACTCAAATGTGTGAGCAAATCATGGAACTCACTCATCTCCGATCCCATCTTCGTCCAAATGCACCTCAAGAAATCATCACAAAACCCACACATCACACTGTGTTCGTCTAATGACGGCTTTTTCACACTCCATCCTTTCCCAATACGTAGTTTACTCGAGAATCGGTTTATGGATCATCCTGATCACTACCAATTCGTGGACCGGGGATGTAACGGATTTGTTGGTTCATGCAATGGATTGATATGCATGCTCAGTGATCGTATCGATGGTAAGTATCAAAGCTCTTGCCTCCGTTTCTGGAACCCGGCCACGAGGTCAGTATCGAAAAGACTCGGCTATTCTTACGTTGAGCTTAGGGTTAGACATCTCTATTTAAAATTTTCGTTTGGTTATGATAACACAACCGGAAAATATAAGGTTGTGGCCTATAGTCCCGGTATTGCGAAAGTGTTTAGTTTAGGTGATCATGTTTGGAAGAGTATTGAAAGTTTCCCTTCGACTCCTTTTCGTTGCACTCGTTCTGCTCGGACTGGTTTGGATCAGAATGGTGGTGTCTATTTTAGTAACAGTCTTAATTGGTTTACCCTTTGCAATAACATTGTTTATCTTTACTCGGATTGGAAAGATCTTAACGATACGATTGAACAATTTGGCATTATCTCGCTTGATTTGGGGACGGAGGAATGCACACAGTTGCTCGTACCTCTAGATTTTGATGAAATACCACCTATTATGCCAATTGTTTGCGTATTGGCAGATTGCCTTTGTTTTTGTCATTATTCTaaggaaaatgattttgttaTATGGCAGATGAAAAAATTTAGAGTTGAAGAGTCTTGGACTATGTTCCTTAAATTTAGTTATCAAAATATATGTATTGGTTCTAGTTATTTTGAAGATCGCCATTTATTTCCATTATACCTTTCTGAGAATTGTAACACATTGATATTAGTGAGTGATCGAGGACACGTAGTTTGCTATAATAAGAAAGATAATAGAGTAGAGCGAAGTGATCTTACCCGTGGCATATATCGGCTGGTTGCCAAGGATTATATTGAAAGTTTGGTTTCTGCTTGTTGA